The Phaseolus vulgaris cultivar G19833 chromosome 10, P. vulgaris v2.0, whole genome shotgun sequence DNA window tataattattgtcCCTTCTCCATCTCTAATTCTAACTCTAATTTTGACACAAATAATATACAGGATAAAAGGcatttttaaataatgattTTAGTAATTTATGATTTAATCTCAATTAATTCTTGATTCACAATTCTCatatctttaattatttttcagattttaaaATATCCAAATTTTGGTTCAACATTAGACatttatttctataatttaattaattaaatttgttatgAAACCTTAGCATGAAGATATACATTTTAACAAAATAACATATTagatatgaattttaaaattttgaaattgtaagactaaatttataaaaattaaagattataaaTTAAAGGTACACTAGTTAATTGTAATTTATCTTGATAGTTATATCTTTTAGTAATGGTATTTCTTTAACCTTTTTCAAAGTTTTTCTAATCCATTGAGTGTAATGGAAGAATTACAACaacaaaagtatatttttttattgccaGCAAAGAATCGTTCTATAGGTTTTTGATGTATCTAAACCAAACatttaatgtttattttcttcaaaagtATGTCATTATCATACTTTCTGCAATATAAGTATgtacatatattatttaaaaaaaaaaactggtgCAAACTTGTACATGTTATGCTCTATTATTAcattaattaacattattaaattatttgttttcaGCTAATATTTAAAAACTGGTGCAAACTTGTACATGTTATgctacattaattttttttgtctttttttaattttttagtaagAATCCTAGAATTGTATAACattttcaaaacaataaaacaatcactTAAAAATACTTAAGGTagatatttaagattttgaaaaatttgctTTAGATGaaaatttatgaataattttaacaaattaaatcaTGAATTTCTCTTTACGGAATAACATTTTGTTACTAACAAAAGTTTGTATTGGGACTAAATACTTTCAATAATCATGCATCAACATCAAGTATATGTTGGGGGTGACGTAGTTTTATtggtaaaaaaattgttaaaggaAAACATCTACTAAAAAGATTCTATTATTTGATGACTTCTTATCAAactcattaaatattttttttaaagaatgatCAAAGTTACAATACAAACAAAATATATCCTAGGTTGTTTGAAATATGTCATCTATCTATCTTACCTAATTGTGTTTTGCATAATCTTGTTTTAAATAATACATTATGGATTAACAAATGACTTTTCTAACTTATTAAGACCTATaagatatttattatattaaaatatggaaggaaaaactaatattttactTATACATCCTTCTTGATGCTAACAGTAGTTGACAAAATCTCATATGTTTTTCGAATAGACAGATTATATCTTTCTcgtcttttattattattattattatttaataattaataatataatagatGGCTTTTGGACTTACCCAgtatttagtttaaaaatatttttattctgtGGAATGTGGCTATCTTtctttgtcttttaattttttttttatctttttaatccATTAATTTTttgtgaaatatttttttaaaatttagattgAGGATCAATCACGTTATAAAAATTTGTAACTTACTCCATATTTATCACATAAATTTGATTAACTGGcatattctttttaaaaattattaaaaatttaaatatatttttaatattttaaattgtgaaaacatttttattttaattatataaatattttttttcaattttttggtatattgtttttaataattgaATTTTAGAAGACACtaatgtataatttaaaatataatataatacatttttattttgaaacttaCTTATAAAAAGGTAAGAAAAACTGTAAagattcaataataaaatatgctATTAaaccttatttttaattttattttaaaaggttgatcatgtatttgtttatatatatttctaatatcttacaaattattttagtttgaaTGTATATTTTACCACttgaatattaattttttttaaatgttatcatctataattttttacacaatttattatcatatttttttatttttactcattttatcaaaaaattaattgaataaaaaagtgCTAACACCTCCTTATAAAGACTAGTAGTTGTATCATTAAATATTGCAAAACTATGATATGCAAGCACTGAAAACTTTTTGGTAAGTTGTGGTGAAAATAAAGACAATTGAGTGATAAAATGTCCTGTTCAACCAACTATGTCACCATACATTTGACTCTCTTCTTTTACTATTTAAAGAAATTTGTTGTAAAtcactttaatatatatatagagagagagagagatagagagagagatagagagattttaGATGAAGATATAGTTGAATAGTAATTCATATAGGTGGGGAGAATTAGAAGATGACATAGAGAAACATGACATGATTTAGTTAATGGGAGTTTAATGATGATGACCTTAATTTCTTGGTTGTTAATAAATGGTCAGAACAGAGACACAGTGGATACAAATGTCTTCCTTATCAACTAGGGTGTACTTTGgagatatttttttcataaacaacTCTTCAGTACTGTCCAAACTTGTAAGGAAATAATATCCAAAGATCAAAATGTATGGTCTAAAAGCAACCAACACAATAACAAGACCCAGTTCTATTCATCACTAACACTTCATGAATCATGACacgtttttctcttttttttcatttctttctcACCTGAAAATTAGTTaaacaaaatccaaaaaattCTTGCCTGCATATATGGCTACCATTTACATATGTTGTTGAGGTTGAAAAGTGACAtgaaagaaaatgtaaaaaaaggaaaaaaaaaaaaaagctttgaAGGTACTAGTTCTCCACCTTGAAATGGAGAcccttttgattttcttttgaCATGGCCAATAATAGAGAGGGCCTAGCAATTAAAGGCTTTCAATGAATCTGCAAAAGTTAGCAGGTTTCAGGTACTCTGAATTCTTCTCCCAAAAGGAAAACCAGTGCATTCAATTTAGACTAATGTAAGGTTCAACCCTATCGCCATAGTATAGTCAAACTCTCTTTCACATCTATCCCTTATCCAGTTAAAATCATATAGGTAAAACCAACTCATTTTAtagtcataaaaaataatacttaaatttatttttattctttatttccATATATAATTAGAAGATATTCACttaaattaagaaattaaatttatttacttgTATCTAAgtacattaaaatatttttttcaaaacaagtGCTTGTAGTGTAAGTCCAATGTGTCAACATAATTAAACCTTTCCGTCTGGAATTTGGAttctatattaaaatataatttctccATCACTTCAGGAGTTACAAATGTCATGCAGAAAGCTACTTCATGTACCATGCATTACATCAGAAAACATGTAATAAGAAGAGGATGCACATGCATGAAAAACCTTTGAATCTGTGTTTTCTGCAtctcattgaagaaacaacatAGGAGCTATAGCTAgccacaaaatatatatatatatatagatagatatagGTGGAAGGTTAATTATGTCACATAAGTAGATTTAGTGACTGCTATAATACAGTGAACTTGAAGCTTCATGCTTCTTCTATTCACAAGTTTATGGAAAGAGACACTTAAATAAGATTATAACAAAACAAGTAGAACACGCATTAAgcaaagtttttataaaaagctACTACTATTTATAAACTTACAAAACTAAATTAACCCTTTCGACAAGCCTAATAAACATTATTAGTATATCTACTCTCTTGCTCTTGCTGCTTAAGGatgcttttgtttcttgtttcCTTTCTTTAACACATTACATCCTTCAGAAGCTTGTACCTTCGTGTGGAGGGTCTTGGTGAAGGGGTGGGACTCTTCCCCTTCTCCAAGTTCGAACCACTCTCTTCATGGTGCTTGATCTTCTCCCCAGAATATTCCGATCGAGTGATGGTTCCGGAGTGAGTTCCAGCCACTGATTTCTTTGAACTCGACCCGATAGTAACACTATGTCTTCTGTAGTTTCTTCCCTCACTTTGACACCAATCACACACTGCTATTTCAACCAGTTCCCCATAGTAGTTGCTACAATACCTAGACGATGATGAATCAAGTTAAAATAAACCTCGTTTAAAAAATcggcaaagaaaaaaaatatgctgTGTGCATGTATATGTTTATATGTTTTGAAGTTGATGTAATATAAAGGTATAAGAAGTGATGGGCATGTGTATGTGCTGAAGACTATGCAGATGTgcatatgcatgatggggtatgatgagaatcaaagaAAGAAGAGATGTAGTTACATGTAACTATCAAATTAAAGGTATGCTGGTATCACatgataaagaaagaaagatgcATGTGTATGTATGGTATGAGATGATTGAGGAGGTGTGGTGAGGAGATGAGAACATACGAGTGTTGGAATCGGTGACGACATTTGTTGCAGCGGAAAAGCTTGTCAGGGAAACCAACGTCACCACACATGCAGCAAACGGTTTGAAGGTCCACCATGGTTGATGATAGATCACTGAGTGAGAGAAAGAGGCAAAATTtggaagaagagagagagagagaggggaaAAGTGGAGCAGAAGacagagagaaagaaagagtgTTTATatagagaaagaagagaagtgAGATTGTTTGATGAAGGAGTCGGTGTATCTATGtcatgtaataataatattatttattaataataataatattgtgagttatatataaaaattagaaaaaggaTATATACAGAAGGAGACCACAGGTTGCTTGCAGTCGTTTTCAGTTGAGGCAGGGAACCAAGAGAGAGAACcttaaaaaagaaagagagaggaaAAGACATAGTGTCCTGTCCTGTGGCTGAGGTTGCTTGATTATTGTTTCTTACCTATATATACatattctcttctttttttatcttttaattttcttttctgtgatgatttttttttccttttaaaagggATGGTAAAAAAATTAACAGTAGTCCTGATAACAAATGATATAACAGGTTTAATAAATTcttgttataatatatatttaaataattttgatattttattaataactcaaccttataaattTACAATATACATGTATGATTAAATGATAGTGTAATTTTGTTTGATGTTGTTTATTTGGTGAGTAGGTGTCAGTGTCAGTGtgtttgtttttgtgtttcaaGAGTTGTTGTCCCTGTGGTGGGTTTTGGAATTTGCATATAAAATAGAGAAGTTGGGGGTAAGAAAGGTGGTAGCCACGAGAGCCACGCTCTTGACACTGAGAAACAAGCATCATCAGGAATCAAAGATTCGTGAAGTCTATGGTGACAAAACGTGTATAATAATAAGGCAAAACCCTCCAATCTATACAATATTCTGAGTCCAGTGTTTTGTACAAAAGGACATGCCTTAAAGAGTTTTGTTTTGCTAAATAAGCTTAATTATAGGCACGCGAAGCATAATAAAATCACTTTCAACACTTTAATAACAAATAATGAAATCATGCTCTTTTCAAACCCTTCTCATCAACCCTTTTCTTATCTTAAATTAATTCACATCATAAACTACGTTTTCGTGTCTAAGATATTCTGGATTTtaaactttgattttttttttctttttccttctaAATCAAGTCTTGGTGTATTAAATGAAGAAAGTGTTTATATAATAAGGATTTGAGGTTGACACAAATTTGATTACAATAATTTGCTCTAGGGAgctttaaagttttttttttaatcatacaaaatttataaataaaagttgaCAAATTCTTAACATATATTGTTGTTGTGCTGTGTGTTTGACAAAGGTGATTGATGAGATAATAGTTTCATATCACTAGATGATCGATGACCCTTTGTTTAGACACTAAGTGGAAATTCAACTAATCACCTATTAAGTCATTTTAATTGCTACTATTTAATCAACTAAAATTTAACCAATAGAGTAACTCTATTGCAATAATCATTCTATAGttgatattatttaattatcatttttacCAATAAATACTTTGGTAATAcaatttatttcattaattttttctgataaaaaaaaccaaGAAATACTTTGATTTGGATTAATACTATAGgagataaaaaatgaaaatattttcttccttttctaaaGACATTTGGAGTGtttaaatttgatatttatgACTCTAATTAAGGCAAGTATAATAAAGAAGAAATCGGTGAAACTTTGCAATTTCAGTAACATTTCAAACCAGAAATACTTCTAATTCAACTAaggttaatatatatatatatatatataattaaatatttcttctcttctttacAAAGATAAATTTAG harbors:
- the LOC137818793 gene encoding uncharacterized protein; its protein translation is MVDLQTVCCMCGDVGFPDKLFRCNKCRHRFQHSYCSNYYGELVEIAVCDWCQSEGRNYRRHSVTIGSSSKKSVAGTHSGTITRSEYSGEKIKHHEESGSNLEKGKSPTPSPRPSTRRYKLLKDVMC